The following are from one region of the Amycolatopsis sp. QT-25 genome:
- the meaB gene encoding methylmalonyl Co-A mutase-associated GTPase MeaB: MPRRIDVGALVEGVLAGDRGLLSRAITLVESNREDHRAQAQELLVELLPHAGGARRVGITGVPGVGKSTFIDQLGTDLTEAGHKVAVLAVDPSSTRTGGSILGDKTRMARLAVDPKAFIRPSPTSGTLGGVARATRETIVLMEAAGYDIVLVETVGVGQSEVTVANMVDCFLFLTLARTGDQLQGIKKGVLELADVIAVNKADGDHERDAKRAARELAGALRMIYGRDAEWTPPVLTCSALTDVGLDEVWAEIGRHRAVLAASGELDARRRRQQVEWTWSMVREQLLGRLAAHPDVRAAVPDVERAVRDGELTPTLAAQRILEAFSGPPRGG, translated from the coding sequence TTGCCGCGCAGGATCGACGTCGGGGCACTGGTCGAGGGGGTCCTCGCAGGCGACCGCGGCCTGCTGTCGCGGGCGATCACGCTCGTCGAGTCGAACCGCGAGGATCACCGGGCACAGGCACAGGAGCTGCTGGTCGAACTGCTCCCGCACGCGGGCGGCGCACGGCGCGTCGGCATCACCGGCGTCCCCGGTGTCGGCAAGTCGACTTTCATCGACCAGCTCGGTACGGATCTCACCGAGGCCGGGCACAAGGTCGCCGTGCTGGCCGTCGACCCGTCGTCGACGCGGACCGGCGGGTCGATCCTGGGTGACAAGACCAGGATGGCGCGGCTCGCGGTGGACCCGAAGGCGTTCATCCGCCCTTCGCCGACTTCGGGCACGCTCGGCGGTGTCGCGCGGGCGACCCGCGAAACGATCGTGCTGATGGAAGCGGCCGGGTACGACATCGTGCTCGTCGAGACCGTCGGCGTCGGGCAGTCCGAAGTGACCGTGGCGAACATGGTCGACTGCTTCCTGTTCCTGACCCTCGCCCGCACCGGCGACCAGTTGCAGGGCATCAAGAAGGGCGTTCTCGAACTGGCCGACGTCATCGCGGTCAACAAGGCCGACGGCGACCACGAACGGGACGCGAAACGCGCGGCCCGCGAACTGGCCGGTGCCCTGCGGATGATCTACGGGCGGGACGCCGAATGGACCCCGCCGGTGCTGACCTGCAGCGCGCTCACCGACGTCGGACTGGACGAGGTGTGGGCCGAGATCGGCCGTCACCGTGCCGTGCTGGCCGCGTCGGGGGAACTGGACGCCCGGCGACGGCGGCAGCAGGTGGAGTGGACCTGGTCGATGGTCCGCGAACAACTGCTCGGCAGGCTCGCCGCGCATCCGGACGTGCGAGCGGCCGTCCCGGACGTCGAACGGGCGGTCCGTGACGGTGAACTGACCCCGACGCTGGCCGCGCAACGGATTCTGGAGGCGTTCTCCGGTCCTCCGCGTGGCGGCTGA
- a CDS encoding amidohydrolase has protein sequence MTVLDSRPDIPGDPEGRVVAPIEASTALIPEAGISMASVHDLGAGRGPFWLDDWLRANATDVLAWRRHIHAHPELSRHEFATTEMVVSLLRAVGLKPWVLPTGTGVVCDIGSGDRCVALRADMDALPLTEATGLPYASKTEGAAHMCGHDAHTAILLGAARALAGAPELPGRVRLIFQAAEEVMPGGALDMIAAGAMDGVERIYGLHCDPQLEVGKVGLREGALTSAADLIELRLTSPGGHTSRPHLTADLVHALGTVITSLPAVLSRRVDPRSGTVLVWGAVHAGQAANAVPQDGVLRGTLRTADHDVWTMLEPLVASSVESLLAPTGVGFSLDYRRGVPPVVSDPESHALMRAGVEAALGEAAVAGTEQSSGGEDFGWYLEHVQGAFARLGVWSGEGPMADIHRPTFTLDERSLLCGVRTLVHTALATLA, from the coding sequence GTGACGGTGCTCGATTCACGTCCGGACATTCCAGGCGACCCCGAGGGTCGCGTCGTTGCCCCTATAGAGGCGTCCACCGCGCTGATCCCCGAGGCCGGCATCAGCATGGCATCTGTGCATGACCTTGGTGCCGGACGCGGTCCTTTCTGGCTCGACGACTGGCTCCGCGCGAACGCCACCGACGTTCTCGCGTGGCGCCGGCACATCCACGCGCACCCGGAGCTTTCCCGCCACGAGTTCGCCACGACCGAAATGGTCGTGTCCCTGCTCCGCGCGGTCGGGCTCAAGCCGTGGGTGCTGCCCACGGGCACCGGCGTCGTCTGCGACATCGGCAGCGGGGACCGCTGCGTCGCCCTGCGCGCCGACATGGACGCCCTGCCGCTGACCGAGGCCACCGGCCTCCCGTACGCCTCCAAGACCGAAGGCGCCGCGCACATGTGCGGGCACGACGCGCACACCGCGATCCTGCTGGGCGCGGCGCGGGCGCTGGCGGGCGCGCCGGAGCTGCCGGGCCGCGTGCGGCTGATCTTCCAGGCCGCCGAGGAGGTCATGCCCGGTGGCGCGCTGGACATGATCGCCGCCGGCGCGATGGACGGTGTCGAGCGGATCTACGGGCTGCACTGCGACCCGCAGCTCGAGGTCGGCAAGGTCGGGCTGCGCGAAGGTGCGCTGACCTCCGCCGCCGACCTCATCGAGCTGCGGCTCACCTCGCCGGGTGGGCACACCTCGCGGCCGCATCTGACCGCGGACCTGGTGCACGCGCTGGGCACCGTGATCACGTCGCTGCCCGCGGTCCTTTCGCGGCGCGTCGACCCGCGCTCCGGGACCGTGCTGGTCTGGGGCGCGGTGCACGCCGGGCAGGCCGCCAACGCGGTCCCGCAGGACGGGGTGCTGCGCGGCACGCTCCGTACGGCCGACCACGACGTCTGGACGATGCTGGAGCCGCTCGTCGCGTCTTCGGTGGAGTCGCTGCTCGCGCCGACCGGCGTCGGGTTCTCCCTCGACTACCGCCGCGGCGTGCCGCCGGTCGTCTCCGACCCGGAGTCGCACGCGCTGATGCGTGCCGGTGTCGAAGCCGCGTTGGGCGAGGCCGCCGTGGCCGGCACCGAGCAATCGTCCGGTGGCGAGGACTTCGGATGGTATCTGGAGCACGTCCAGGGCGCCTTCGCGCGCCTCGGCGTCTGGTCCGGCGAAGGCCCGATGGCCGACATCCACCGCCCGACCTTCACCCTCGACGAGCGTTCGCTCCTGTGCGGTGTCCGCACCCTGGTCCACACGGCCCTGGCCACCCTCGCTTGA
- a CDS encoding DUF559 domain-containing protein, with amino-acid sequence MHRAEFHPADVLELDGLPVFPLNRALADHLCDGDKRTAFAALEEALHNLAPEHRGVLHGNVRDRILDRRDRRGIHRAQMLLALATGEAESPPESILRLIVVEAGLPVPVAQYEVATIDGRKLYVLDLAWPEARIALEYDGYAAHEGRQGHDAERDARMAARGWITIRATAPDLRDPRRLLAELCGAFERRTARLA; translated from the coding sequence GTGCACAGGGCGGAATTCCATCCGGCCGATGTACTCGAACTGGACGGACTTCCCGTGTTCCCGTTGAACCGCGCGCTGGCCGACCACCTCTGCGACGGCGACAAGCGAACAGCGTTCGCCGCGCTCGAAGAGGCGCTGCACAACCTCGCACCGGAACACCGGGGAGTCCTGCACGGCAACGTCCGGGATCGCATTCTCGACCGCCGCGACCGACGAGGTATCCACAGGGCACAGATGCTGCTCGCGCTCGCTACGGGCGAGGCCGAATCGCCGCCGGAGAGCATTCTTCGCTTGATCGTCGTGGAGGCCGGGCTGCCGGTACCGGTCGCACAGTACGAGGTCGCCACCATCGACGGGCGGAAGCTGTACGTGCTCGACCTCGCGTGGCCCGAAGCGCGTATCGCCCTGGAATACGACGGCTACGCCGCACACGAGGGCAGGCAGGGCCATGACGCGGAGCGGGACGCCAGGATGGCGGCGCGCGGGTGGATCACGATCCGCGCGACGGCGCCCGATCTGCGGGATCCACGACGGTTGCTGGCGGAATTATGCGGAGCGTTCGAGCGTCGTACGGCGCGACTCGCGTGA
- a CDS encoding gamma-glutamylcyclotransferase: MPLYAAYGSNMEPAQMLERAPHSPMAGTGWLEGWRLTFGGEDLGWEGALATIVEDPGSRVFVVLYDVTPLDEDGLDRWEGGELGIHSKIRLRVQTMDGSVLAWLYVLDAYEGGLPSARYLGVLADAAEAAGAPADYVDALRTRPCQGISG, translated from the coding sequence GTGCCGTTGTATGCCGCGTATGGATCCAATATGGAGCCCGCCCAGATGCTGGAGCGCGCTCCGCACTCGCCCATGGCCGGCACCGGCTGGCTGGAGGGCTGGAGGTTGACCTTCGGCGGCGAGGACCTCGGCTGGGAAGGCGCGCTGGCGACCATCGTCGAAGACCCCGGCTCCCGGGTCTTCGTGGTGCTGTACGACGTCACGCCGCTGGACGAAGACGGCCTCGACCGCTGGGAAGGCGGCGAGCTGGGCATCCACTCCAAGATCCGGCTCCGCGTGCAGACCATGGACGGCTCCGTCCTGGCGTGGCTGTACGTCCTGGACGCCTACGAGGGCGGTCTCCCTTCAGCCCGCTATCTCGGCGTGCTGGCCGACGCCGCCGAAGCCGCGGGCGCCCCCGCCGACTACGTCGACGCGCTCCGCACCCGCCCCTGCCAAGGCATCAGCGGCTGA
- a CDS encoding NAD(P)H-quinone dehydrogenase, whose translation MTKIVIMGGGPAGYEAALVAAQHGADVTVVERDGLGGACVLYDCVPSKTFIASSGALANMHDLRELGINTDMADTSVDLPTVHGRVKGLALAQSADIRARVQREGVRVVIGQARFDDDEAGLAAHKVAVTAPDGSTEVLDADVVLISTGATPRVLPGAVPDGERILDWRQLYDLRELPEHLAVIGSGVTGAEFASAYTEMGVKVTVVSSRDRVLPHEDADAAAVLEEVFSQRGTTVVKQARADKVVRTAKGVEIHLSDGRVIEASHALMTVGSVPNTADIGLEKVGIEPGPGGFIGVDRVSRTSAPGIYAAGDCTGVLMLASVASMQGRIAMWHALGEGVAPIKLKTVAANVFTHPEIATVGISQQAIDSGEVPARTIMLPLATNARAKMEGLRRGFVKLFCRPATGVVVGGVVVAPTASELILPIALAVQNQLTVEHLALTFSVYPSLSGSITEAGRQLMRHDDLD comes from the coding sequence GTGACCAAGATCGTGATCATGGGCGGAGGCCCCGCCGGTTACGAAGCGGCACTGGTCGCGGCCCAGCACGGAGCCGACGTCACCGTCGTCGAACGGGACGGCCTCGGCGGCGCGTGCGTGCTCTACGACTGCGTCCCGTCGAAGACGTTCATCGCCTCCTCCGGCGCGCTCGCGAACATGCACGACCTCCGTGAGCTCGGCATCAACACCGACATGGCCGACACCAGTGTCGACCTGCCGACCGTCCACGGCCGGGTGAAGGGCCTCGCGCTCGCGCAGTCCGCCGACATCCGCGCGCGCGTCCAGCGTGAGGGTGTCCGCGTCGTCATCGGACAGGCCCGCTTCGACGACGACGAGGCCGGGCTCGCGGCGCACAAGGTCGCCGTCACCGCCCCCGACGGCTCGACCGAGGTGCTCGACGCCGACGTCGTCCTCATCTCGACCGGCGCCACCCCGCGGGTGCTGCCCGGCGCGGTGCCGGACGGCGAGCGCATCCTCGACTGGCGCCAGCTCTACGACCTGCGCGAGCTGCCCGAGCACCTGGCCGTCATCGGTTCGGGTGTCACCGGCGCCGAATTCGCCTCCGCCTACACCGAGATGGGCGTCAAGGTCACCGTCGTGTCCAGTCGCGACCGCGTGCTCCCGCACGAGGACGCCGACGCCGCCGCCGTGCTCGAAGAGGTCTTCTCGCAGCGCGGCACCACGGTCGTCAAGCAGGCCCGCGCCGACAAGGTCGTGCGCACCGCAAAGGGCGTCGAGATCCACCTCTCCGACGGCCGCGTGATCGAAGCCAGCCACGCGCTGATGACCGTCGGTTCGGTGCCCAACACCGCCGACATCGGCCTGGAGAAGGTCGGCATCGAGCCCGGCCCCGGCGGCTTCATCGGTGTCGACCGCGTTTCGCGCACCAGCGCGCCCGGGATCTACGCCGCCGGCGACTGCACCGGGGTGCTCATGCTCGCTTCCGTGGCCAGCATGCAGGGCCGTATCGCCATGTGGCACGCGCTCGGCGAGGGGGTCGCGCCGATCAAGCTCAAGACCGTCGCCGCCAACGTGTTCACCCACCCCGAGATCGCGACCGTCGGCATCAGCCAGCAGGCGATCGATTCGGGTGAGGTGCCCGCCCGCACCATCATGCTCCCGCTCGCGACGAACGCCCGCGCGAAGATGGAAGGCCTGCGACGCGGTTTCGTGAAGCTGTTCTGCCGCCCCGCCACCGGCGTGGTCGTCGGTGGGGTGGTCGTGGCGCCGACGGCGAGCGAACTCATCCTTCCCATCGCGCTCGCCGTCCAGAACCAGCTCACAGTGGAACATCTGGCACTGACATTTTCGGTGTACCCGTCGCTGTCGGGGTCGATCACCGAGGCGGGCCGCCAGCTCATGCGGCACGACGACTTGGACTGA
- a CDS encoding class F sortase, which yields MKSTWWRGRQAPLVLATVLPAVLATLAIVLSRPGETGQAAPPQVTEQAGTSKASPSAAPEPEQEPASESVTEGLPKADPLSIDVPKIEAKSSLVPLGLNADNTVEVPPITRPMQAGWYVHGPTPGEVGPSVILGHVDGNKQKGIFFRLKELAPGDKVSIVRKDGEKAEFAVTKVERVAKDRFPTDAVYGDTTEPELRLITCGGVFDKASHNYLDNIIVFARLIAR from the coding sequence ATGAAGTCGACGTGGTGGCGAGGACGACAGGCGCCGTTGGTGCTCGCGACCGTCCTGCCGGCCGTCTTGGCGACGCTGGCGATCGTCCTGTCCAGACCGGGGGAGACCGGGCAGGCCGCTCCGCCGCAGGTCACGGAGCAGGCCGGAACCTCGAAGGCGTCGCCGAGCGCCGCGCCGGAGCCGGAGCAGGAGCCCGCGAGCGAGTCCGTCACCGAGGGGCTGCCGAAGGCCGATCCGCTCTCGATCGACGTACCGAAGATCGAGGCGAAGTCCAGTCTGGTCCCCCTGGGGCTCAACGCGGACAACACCGTCGAGGTCCCGCCGATCACCCGGCCGATGCAGGCGGGCTGGTACGTGCACGGGCCGACTCCGGGGGAGGTCGGGCCCTCGGTGATCCTCGGGCACGTGGACGGGAACAAGCAGAAGGGCATTTTCTTCCGGCTGAAGGAACTGGCGCCCGGCGACAAGGTCTCGATCGTCCGGAAGGACGGCGAGAAGGCCGAGTTCGCGGTCACGAAGGTCGAGCGAGTGGCGAAGGACAGGTTCCCCACCGACGCGGTCTACGGCGACACCACCGAGCCGGAGTTGCGGCTCATCACCTGCGGCGGGGTCTTCGACAAGGCGTCGCACAACTATCTCGACAACATCATCGTTTTCGCCCGGTTGATCGCGAGGTGA
- the glpK gene encoding glycerol kinase GlpK, whose amino-acid sequence MTSYVAAIDQGTTSTRCMIFDHSGRVVAVDQREHEQIFPKAGWVEHNAEEIWENTRAVAAGALAKGDLVAGDIVAVGITNQRETTLVWDRTTGKPVYNAIVWQDTRTDKIVSDLGALGGGQERYRAKVGLPLATYFSGPKIKWILDNVDGARAKAEAGDLVFGNMDTWVLWNMTGGVDGGVHVTDPTNASRTMLMDLDTLTWDAEIAEEMTIPLSMLPEIRSSSETYGKVREKGALAGVPISGILGDQQAATFGQACLSPGEAKNTYGTGNFMLLNTGTEKVMSDNGLLTTVCYKIGSKDTVYALEGSIAVTGSLVQWLRDNLGLIGSAAEVEQYARTVEDNGGAYFVPAFSGLFAPYWRSDARGAIVGLTRFVNKGHISRAVLEATAFQSREVIDAMNADSGVPLKSLKVDGGMVVNELLMQFQADILGVPVIRPVVNETTALGAAYAAGLAVGFWEGEDDIRTNWAQDKQWDPSMAEARRESEYRNWKKAVTKTFDWVDDES is encoded by the coding sequence ATGACTTCGTACGTAGCCGCGATCGACCAGGGCACCACGTCGACCCGCTGCATGATCTTCGACCACTCCGGCCGGGTGGTCGCCGTCGACCAGCGCGAACACGAGCAGATCTTCCCGAAGGCGGGCTGGGTCGAGCACAACGCCGAAGAGATCTGGGAGAACACACGGGCCGTCGCCGCGGGCGCGCTGGCCAAGGGCGACCTGGTCGCGGGCGACATCGTCGCGGTCGGCATCACCAACCAGCGTGAGACCACGCTGGTCTGGGACCGCACCACCGGCAAGCCGGTGTACAACGCCATCGTGTGGCAGGACACCCGCACGGACAAGATCGTCAGCGACCTGGGGGCGCTGGGCGGCGGACAGGAGCGGTACCGCGCGAAGGTGGGCCTGCCGCTGGCGACCTACTTCTCCGGACCGAAGATCAAGTGGATCCTCGACAACGTCGACGGCGCCCGCGCGAAGGCCGAGGCCGGTGACCTCGTCTTCGGCAACATGGACACGTGGGTGCTGTGGAACATGACCGGCGGGGTCGACGGTGGCGTGCACGTCACCGACCCGACCAACGCGTCGCGCACCATGCTGATGGACCTCGACACGCTGACCTGGGACGCCGAGATCGCCGAAGAGATGACGATCCCGCTGTCGATGCTCCCGGAGATCCGGTCGTCCTCGGAGACCTACGGCAAGGTCCGCGAGAAGGGCGCGCTGGCCGGGGTCCCGATCTCGGGCATCCTCGGCGACCAGCAGGCGGCGACCTTCGGGCAGGCCTGCCTTTCGCCGGGTGAAGCGAAGAACACCTACGGCACCGGCAACTTCATGCTGCTCAACACGGGCACCGAGAAGGTCATGTCGGACAACGGGCTGCTCACCACGGTCTGCTACAAGATCGGCTCGAAGGACACGGTGTACGCGCTCGAAGGATCGATCGCGGTCACCGGTTCGCTCGTGCAGTGGCTGCGGGACAACCTCGGTCTGATCGGCTCCGCGGCCGAAGTCGAGCAGTACGCCCGCACCGTGGAGGACAACGGTGGCGCGTACTTCGTGCCGGCGTTCTCGGGCCTCTTCGCACCGTACTGGCGCTCCGACGCCCGCGGCGCGATCGTCGGGCTCACCCGGTTCGTCAACAAGGGCCACATCTCGCGGGCGGTCCTGGAGGCGACAGCGTTCCAGTCGCGCGAGGTCATCGACGCGATGAACGCCGACTCCGGTGTCCCGCTCAAGTCGCTGAAGGTCGACGGCGGCATGGTCGTCAACGAACTGCTGATGCAGTTCCAGGCCGACATCCTCGGCGTGCCGGTGATCCGCCCGGTGGTCAACGAGACCACCGCGCTCGGCGCTGCCTACGCGGCCGGTCTCGCGGTGGGCTTCTGGGAGGGTGAAGACGACATCCGCACCAACTGGGCGCAGGACAAGCAGTGGGACCCGTCGATGGCCGAGGCCCGCCGCGAATCCGAGTACCGCAACTGGAAGAAGGCCGTCACGAAGACCTTCGACTGGGTCGACGACGAAAGCTGA
- a CDS encoding MIP/aquaporin family protein gives MSAGAIFVWELLGTAVLILLGNGVVANHVLRKNNGHDGGIVMITLGWAFAVFAGASIAAPSGAHLNPAVTLGLAIADKTKWADVPIYFAGQLIGAILGAVLCWAAYKLQFDDHPRGDETLGIFSTAPQIPNKAWNLVTEIIGTFVLVAWILLSPVYANATGEGGTPNFGNSALGYAGVAFVVLVIGQSLGGPTGYAINPARDLGPRIAYAFLLPIKNKANPNWGYSWIPVAGPLVGSALAALLFLAVHNLT, from the coding sequence GTGAGTGCGGGAGCCATCTTCGTCTGGGAGCTGCTGGGAACGGCGGTCCTGATCCTGTTGGGCAACGGCGTGGTCGCCAACCACGTGTTGCGCAAGAACAACGGTCACGACGGGGGCATCGTGATGATCACCCTCGGGTGGGCGTTCGCGGTCTTCGCCGGTGCCAGCATCGCCGCGCCGAGCGGCGCGCACCTCAACCCCGCGGTGACGCTGGGCCTCGCCATCGCGGACAAGACGAAGTGGGCGGACGTCCCGATCTATTTCGCCGGGCAGCTGATCGGCGCGATCCTCGGCGCCGTGCTCTGCTGGGCCGCCTACAAGCTCCAGTTCGACGACCATCCGCGAGGCGACGAGACGCTCGGCATCTTTTCCACCGCGCCGCAGATCCCGAACAAGGCTTGGAACCTCGTCACCGAGATCATCGGCACCTTCGTACTGGTCGCGTGGATCCTGCTCAGCCCGGTTTACGCCAACGCCACGGGCGAAGGCGGCACCCCGAACTTCGGCAACTCCGCGCTCGGCTACGCGGGTGTGGCGTTCGTCGTGCTGGTCATCGGCCAGTCCCTCGGTGGCCCGACCGGTTACGCCATCAACCCGGCACGGGACCTCGGCCCCCGCATCGCGTACGCGTTCCTGCTGCCGATCAAGAACAAGGCCAACCCGAACTGGGGTTATTCCTGGATCCCGGTCGCCGGCCCGCTGGTCGGCAGCGCCCTGGCCGCCCTCCTCTTCCTCGCCGTCCACAACCTGACCTGA
- a CDS encoding glycerol-3-phosphate dehydrogenase/oxidase translates to MASSQREAENSPARLGPLKREESWQRLGGDKFDLVVIGGGVVGAGTALDAATRGLRVALVEARDLASGTSSRSSKLFHGGLRYLEQLEFGLVREALRERELMLTTIAPHLVKPVSFLYPLTHRIWERPYTAAGLLMYDTMGGARSVPGQKHLSRAGALRMVPALKRSALIGGIRYYDAQSDDARHTMTVARTAAHYGAVVRTSTQVAGFLREADRVSGVRVRDVEDGRETEVHASAVINCTGVWTDELQRLSGGRGRFRVRASKGVHIVVPRDRIVSESGMILRTEKSVLFVIPWRNHWIVGTTDTDWNLDLAHPAATKHDIDYLLEHVNTVLATPLTHDDIEGVYAGLRPLLAGESEETSKLSREHAVARVAPGLVAIAGGKYTTYRVMAADAVDAAAVDLPGRPQPSITDKVPLLGADGYHALVNQADQLASEHGLHPYRVRHLLDRYGSMVHEVLALGEGRPELLKPLEHAPDYLGVEVVYAASHEGALHLEDVLARRTRISIEYAHRGVDCAAQVAALVGEVLGWSKDEEKREVEVYQARVEAERESQSQPSDEAADALRSAAPEARSGIIGPVS, encoded by the coding sequence GTGGCAAGCTCTCAGCGCGAAGCCGAAAACAGCCCCGCCAGGCTGGGACCGCTCAAGCGGGAAGAGTCTTGGCAGCGGCTGGGTGGGGACAAGTTCGACCTCGTCGTCATCGGCGGCGGAGTGGTCGGGGCGGGCACGGCGCTCGACGCCGCCACCCGCGGCCTGCGGGTCGCCCTCGTCGAAGCGCGCGACCTCGCGTCGGGGACGTCGAGCCGGTCCAGCAAGCTCTTCCACGGCGGGCTCCGGTACCTCGAACAGCTGGAATTCGGTCTGGTGCGGGAAGCCCTGCGCGAACGCGAGCTGATGCTGACGACGATCGCCCCGCATCTGGTGAAACCGGTCAGTTTCCTGTACCCGCTGACCCACCGGATCTGGGAGCGTCCGTACACCGCGGCCGGGCTGCTGATGTACGACACGATGGGTGGCGCGCGGTCGGTCCCCGGCCAGAAGCATCTCAGCCGCGCGGGCGCGCTGCGGATGGTTCCCGCGCTGAAGCGGTCCGCGTTGATCGGCGGGATCCGTTACTACGACGCGCAATCCGACGACGCGCGGCATACGATGACGGTCGCCCGCACCGCCGCGCACTACGGCGCCGTGGTGCGCACCTCCACCCAGGTGGCCGGTTTCCTCCGCGAGGCAGACCGTGTTTCCGGTGTCCGCGTGCGCGACGTCGAGGACGGCCGCGAGACCGAGGTCCACGCCTCCGCGGTGATCAACTGCACCGGCGTCTGGACCGACGAACTGCAGCGCCTTTCCGGTGGCCGCGGCCGGTTCCGCGTGCGGGCGAGCAAGGGTGTGCACATCGTCGTCCCGCGCGACCGGATCGTCTCGGAATCGGGCATGATCCTGCGCACCGAGAAATCCGTGCTGTTCGTCATCCCGTGGCGCAACCACTGGATCGTCGGGACCACCGACACCGACTGGAACCTCGACCTCGCGCATCCCGCCGCGACGAAGCACGACATCGACTACCTCCTCGAACACGTCAACACCGTGCTCGCGACCCCGCTGACGCACGACGACATCGAAGGCGTCTACGCGGGCCTTCGGCCTTTGCTGGCCGGGGAGAGCGAAGAGACGTCGAAGCTTTCGCGGGAGCACGCGGTCGCCAGGGTCGCGCCGGGACTGGTCGCGATCGCGGGTGGCAAGTACACGACGTACCGGGTGATGGCGGCCGACGCCGTCGACGCCGCGGCTGTCGACCTTCCCGGCAGGCCGCAGCCGTCCATCACGGACAAGGTGCCGCTGCTGGGCGCCGACGGGTACCACGCGCTGGTGAACCAGGCCGACCAGCTGGCGAGCGAGCACGGGCTGCACCCGTACCGCGTCCGGCATCTGCTCGACCGCTACGGCTCGATGGTGCACGAGGTCCTCGCGCTCGGCGAAGGACGGCCGGAGCTGTTGAAGCCGCTGGAGCACGCTCCGGACTACCTCGGCGTCGAGGTCGTCTACGCGGCCAGCCACGAGGGCGCGCTTCACCTGGAAGACGTGCTCGCGCGCCGGACGCGGATCTCGATCGAGTACGCGCACCGCGGTGTCGACTGCGCGGCACAGGTCGCCGCGCTGGTGGGTGAGGTGCTCGGCTGGTCGAAGGACGAAGAGAAGCGTGAGGTCGAGGTGTACCAGGCGCGGGTCGAGGCGGAACGGGAGTCCCAGTCGCAGCCGAGCGACGAGGCCGCCGACGCGTTGCGTTCGGCCGCGCCGGAAGCACGGTCCGGGATCATCGGACCGGTGAGTTGA